The following DNA comes from Candidatus Binataceae bacterium.
GCTTGTGTTCGCCGGAGCGTCATGGGGATGGCTGTCGCGCCGTTTCCGGCGCGAGAAAGTCGAGCAGGGCCTGATTGAACATCAGCGGATTTTGCAAAAAGGCAAAGTGGCTAACTGCGGGCAGAATCAGCTCCCCGGCACCTGGGATGGTCGCAGCGATATGATCGGTATCCCAGCGCTGGATGGCTTCGTCATGGTCGGCATCGACGATCCAGGTTGGGATCCGGATCGAGGCCAGTTGCGCGTCGCTGAAGTGGGGCTGGGTGGCCCACATTGCGGTGATGTTAGCCAAAAACGCTTTGAACTGCGCGGGCGTGGGCGAGAGCTGCGCATATTCGCGCTGGGCCCGCGCGATGAAGGCGGTAAACACCGGGCTTTTGCTTACGTCCTTGACTCCCGCGGGAGTGGAGTTGGCGGCGAAGGCGAACAGCCGCGTCAGGCGCTCGGGATGGTGAATGGCGAGATCCAGGCCGATGATCGCGCCGTCGCTCCAGCCCACGATCGCCGCCCGCCGGATGTGCAGATAGTCCATCAGCCCCAGCACGTCTGAAGCCATCAGTTCGTAGCCGATTGGGGCCTGATTGCGCGTGCTACGGCCATGACCGCGGCTATCCATTACGACGACTTGGTAATGGCGCTCCAGCGCGCGCACCTGCAATCCCCAGTAATTGGCGTTGGCTAGCCCGCCATGCAGCATTATGACCGGTGCGCCATGGCCGAAGACGGCGTACCAGGCGCGGATACCGTTAACTGGCGCAAACCCATAGCGCGCGGCTTTGGGCAAGGTCGGGGTCGGCGGCAGCCGCAGCCACGGGTAGGGAGCCGCGGCCAACGTCGCCGAAGCCATAGCGAGCGCGAACAGGCAGGCCACACCGCGACGCTTCACGTTGGCCAATGCAACGACGGAGATTTTTTGAAGACGCGAATAAATCCGAACACGCTGCTTCTGATAAGCTTCCGCCTGTGCCCCACAATTCCCAATACAAATTTTAATCGTTGTAATCCTAGCAAATTTTTCGCGCAATTCATTTGCGCCGAGGCCGCCGGGCCGGTGCTAAGCGTGCGGGAACTGACTGCAGATCGGGCGTCTGA
Coding sequences within:
- a CDS encoding alpha/beta hydrolase, with the translated sequence MKRRGVACLFALAMASATLAAAPYPWLRLPPTPTLPKAARYGFAPVNGIRAWYAVFGHGAPVIMLHGGLANANYWGLQVRALERHYQVVVMDSRGHGRSTRNQAPIGYELMASDVLGLMDYLHIRRAAIVGWSDGAIIGLDLAIHHPERLTRLFAFAANSTPAGVKDVSKSPVFTAFIARAQREYAQLSPTPAQFKAFLANITAMWATQPHFSDAQLASIRIPTWIVDADHDEAIQRWDTDHIAATIPGAGELILPAVSHFAFLQNPLMFNQALLDFLAPETARQPSP